One genomic window of Lepeophtheirus salmonis chromosome 5, UVic_Lsal_1.4, whole genome shotgun sequence includes the following:
- the LOC121118259 gene encoding uncharacterized protein codes for MMSSKGITTFLQYLRKPISCHQSIRTMSSANKGTPGQGAGRGGGGGGTIREAGGSFGKREAALEEQYMREQQKEALDGMKNKIKNETNQKSHDSTEMDPSKDAGKTSTTSHPSPSGEGAVRSSGGSFVKRKSALEDQYIKNQEKTKK; via the exons ATGATGTCATCCAAAGGAATCACTACGTTCTTACAGTATTTAAGAAAACCAATCAGTTGTCATCAATCCATCCGCACCATGTCGTCTGCAAATAAGGGAACTCCAGGACAAGGTGCTGGACGCGGGGGTGGTGGAGGAG GTACCATTCGAGAGGCTGGAGGTTCATTTGGAAAGAGGGAAGCCGCATTGGAAGAGCAATACATGCGGGAACAACAGAAAGAAGCATTAGATGGgatgaaaaataagataaaaaatgaaacaaatcagAAATCTCATGATTCCACAGAAATGGATCCTTCCAAAGATGCTGGAAAAACCAGTACAACTTCTCATCCATCCCCAAGTGGAGAAG gGGCTGTTCGATCTTCAGGAGGATCTTTTGTCAAAAGAAAATCTGCTTTGGAAGATCAATACAtcaaaaaccaagaaaaaacCAAGAAATAA